Genomic window (uncultured Flavobacterium sp.):
TCATGAATATCAAACTTATCGCCATTGGCAAAACCGACAATAAATCGCTTCAAACTTTGATTGACGATTATACGAAACGTTTGTCGTTTTATATCAAATTTGATTTGGAGATTATTCCGGATATCAAAAACGTAAAGAATTTATCCGAAAGTCAGCAAAAAGAAAAAGAAGGTGAATTGATTCTCTCAAAATTAACTCCAACGGATCAATTAATTTTATTGGATGAAAACGGAAAAAAC
Coding sequences:
- the rlmH gene encoding 23S rRNA (pseudouridine(1915)-N(3))-methyltransferase RlmH, with the protein product MNIKLIAIGKTDNKSLQTLIDDYTKRLSFYIKFDLEIIPDIKNVKNLSESQQKEKEGELILSKLTPTDQLILLDENGKNFSSVGFSEELQKKMNSGIKTLVFVIGGPYGFSDTVYSKAQGKISLSLMTFSHQMVRLFFIEQLYRGFTILRNEPYHHQ